Genomic window (Shewanella psychropiezotolerans):
CGCCCTTAACCTTCTTACAGATCAAAAGAGTCTGGCTCGGACCAGTAGGACTCCGGGAAGAACGCAATTAATCAATGTGTTCGAACTGGATGAACATCGTAGGCTGGTAGATCTTCCTGGTTACGGTTTCGCTCAAGTGCCACTGGCGCTCAAGAAAAAATGGCAGCAATCTCTGGGGGAATATTTACAGAAACGTCAGTGTCTAGGTGGCATGGTGGTCTTGATGGACATCAGGCATCCATTGAAAGATCTCGACATGCAGATGATCGAATGGGCCGTCGAGAGTGAAATACCTGTGTTAGCTCTGTTAACAAAAGCAGATAAGATGAGGCAGAGTGATCGCATGAAGATGGTCAATGAAGTCAGAAAGCATCTGGGTGATTTTGATGGTCGGGTTAAGGTAGAGCCTTTCTCATCGCTTAAAGGCATAGGTAAGGCCAAAGTTTTAGGCATTTTAAATACCTGGTGTCATCCGCAATGGTTGATTGACGCATTAGCTGAAGATGAAGCTAATGGGGCTGAAGACGAAAGTTCTGCCACTGATTCTGCAATTAAGGGTTAACCTTACCTTCAAAGCCGAAAGCTAGTATTAATACCAGTTCCATTAAATAAGTGATCATTCAGCGGGAATTAAAAACGCTGTAGGCAAGTAAGGGGATTGAAGCTAATAGTTATTCTCGGCAACAAGCTCCTGCGTTGCTCTACCTCCAGCATCCATGCAGTCGTATTGCGCAGCAAAAAGTGTTTTTAAACCCGCACTAGGTGAGCTTCTCAGGACTTCCACTTCTGCGTTGCATTGCCTCAAAAGGGAATAACCATTTCCTCAGCAATGCGCCTTGAATTTAAAGCCCTGAGAAAGCTCTGAATAGGTCATACATTTAATGAAATTGGTATATAACAGCGCTTGCCATTTTTCATGGCAGGCGTTTTTTTTAGCCTAGATTGGTGAACTTGCTGGAAATTAACTTGGGTTGTGAGGAATTACAGGCAAAAAAATAGCCGACGGAATAACCATCGGCCTAATTAGCTCTTTTGGGGAGAAGCTAAATTCAACAAGACTCAAGCGCCATTAAGATAGACTCAATGACTCTTAATGGCGACAGCATAGCGCGAATCAACTCAGATTTAAAGTAAATACTCTAAAATTTATTTTGGGCGAAAAAAAGCCCCAGCAAAATACATTGCTGAGGCGCCATAATTTGGCTGTTCATTTAAAAAATGAACTAAAAAGGTTTGAAAGATAGAACATCTTAACCTCTGTACCCTACGCAAAGAATAATACCCCATTGGACGTTATTAGGAAAACAGTTTTTTATAAAAGGAGTCAATATTGTGACTTAGATCTAACATTTTCGTTGATGAAATGTTGTTTTATGATCCATAATTATCGTTTTAGTGATTGAAACTGAATCACTTAGAGGCTTAAGGATGAAAAGACATCATTTACTGATCTTTTTTCAACATTCTGCGTATTTGATTAAGTAAATTGGAAGGTTTTACTGTTTTAACAAGCGAACACATGTCTCATCATTTATGATGAGCCTATAGAGGTAATGAAACTAATGAGGCAGGGTTATAAACTATAAAGCCTCTGGTAAGTATCAGAGGCTTCTTAGTTTAGGTTATATGTGTTTGTTTAGGACTAGTGTGCCTGTTCCCAATTGTCACCTATTCCAGCTTCCGCAAGCAGTTCGACGTCCAGGCTGACAGCATCGGCCATCAGCTGACAAACCTTCTCTTGCATCTGTTCAGCCTTATCGCTGTCGACTTCGAACACGAGTTCATCGTGCACTTGCATGATCATATCGATCTCACCCTGAGTCTCGGTAGCGATCCAATGGGCTATGTTGATCATGGCTTTCTTGATTATATCGGCTGCAGTACCTTGCATCGGTGCATTAATTGCCGCCCGCTCTGCGGCTTGGCGTCTCATGGCATTTCTATCTTTAATGGCGGGTAGATAAAGTCGGCGACCGTAGAGGGTCGAGACGTAACCAAGATCTGCGGCTTCGGCACGAGTCTCTTCCATATACTTGAGCACACCCGGGTAACGTTTAAAGTAAGTATCGATATACTTTTGAGCCTCAGGGCGAGGAATATCTAACTGTTTAGCGAGTCCGAATGCCGACATGCCATAAATGAGTCCGAAGTTTACCGCTTTGGCGCGACGGCGTTGTTCTGTAGTGACGTCATCGAAGTCTACATCGAATACCTCGGCTGCGGTTGCCCTATGAATATCCTTACCTGCGGCGAAGGCCGTGAGTAGACCCTTATCTTGAGACAGGTGAGCCATGATACGCAATTCGATTTGTGAGTAATCGGCTGCGAGTACCTTCTTACCTTCTCGTGCAATGAAGGCGTGACGTATTCTACGGCCCTCTTCGGTACGAATGGGGATGTTTTGCAGGTTGGGCTCACTGGAAGACAGGCGTCCGGTTGCCGCATTGGCTTGATGGTAACTCGTGTGTACCCGGCCACTCTGAGCATTGACCATGAGGGGTAACTTGTCCGTGTAGGTACTCTTCAGCTTAGCTAAGCTTCTGTGCTGCAGTATAATCTTAGGTAGCGGGTAATCTAAGGCTAACTCGACTAATACTTCTTCGGCAGTCGAAGGTGCCCCCTTAGGCGTCTTCTTGATAATGGGATAGCCCAATTTTTCAAAAAATAGTGCCTGAAGCTGCTTAGGTGAACTTAAGTTGAATTTCTCATCCGCGATCTCGAAGGCTTTTTGCTCTAATTCATCTATGGTTCTGGCGAGCTCTTCACTCTGTTGCCCTAACATCATACTATCGATTAAAACGCCTCCACGTTCAATATCTGACAGTATTTGTATGAGTGGTAGTTCAATATCGGTAAATACCGAAGCCAGTTCCGGCTCTTTCTCTAATCTTGGCCATAAGTGCTGGTGTAATCTAAGGGTAATGTCGGCGTCTTCGGCAGCGTAGGGAGCGGCGGTTTCCAGGTCGATCTGATTGAAGGTGAGCTGTTTGACACCTTTGCCTGCGATCTCTTCGAAGCTGATATTCTTGTGACCCAGATATTTAAGTGCCAAATCATCCATGTTGTGCTTAGTTGCGACTGAATTGAACACGTAAGACTCGAGCATAGTATCGAAGGCTATACCTTGTAGCTTAATGCCCACATTAGCAAAAATACTGATGTCGTATTTAAGGTTTTGGCCTACTTTTTTAAGCTCGGAATTTTCAAGCAAAGGTTTGAGTTTTGCTAAGGCTTCAGCCTGATCCAGTTGCTCTGGTGCATCTAAATAATCGTGGCCTAGCGGAAGGTAGGCAGCCTTACCCACTTCAATCGCGAAGGATATACCGACTAACTTGGCCTCCATATAGTTGAGACTGGTCGTCTCTGTATCTATGGCGATGAGCTCTGCATTCGCGAGTTTATCTATCCAGAGATCTAACTCTTCATGGGTGTATATAGTGGTGTATTCGGTCTGAATATCTTGCCTGGTTACCTCTTCATCGGCTGCTGTCTCGCCTTTACCCGAGCCCGTCTTATTATCGAGTACTTCGGCTAACCAACGCTTGAACTCCATTTCACCGAAACATTTTATCAATTCATCCCGGTCTGCCGGCTTGATAGTGAGCTCTTGCCAGTCTTGTTCGAGCTCAACATCTAACTTAATCGTCGCCAGTTCATAGGATAGCTTGAGTATATCCCTGTGTTCGGCCAGTTTAGCTGGCATGGTCTTAGCGCCTCTGAAGCCGAGTTCCGGCATCTTCTCCGGAGCGGCAAGAATCTTATCTATGCAGCCGGCACCGGTTAGCATGGCTACGGCAGTTTTCTCGCCTACACCAGGAAGCCCGGGAATATTATCGGCTTTGTCACCCTGTAGGGCTAATAAGTCGATAATGAGCTCGGGTCCGACACCAAATTTTTCGGTGACTTCG
Coding sequences:
- the yihA gene encoding ribosome biogenesis GTP-binding protein YihA/YsxC, which produces MTESRIDFRKAKFLISAPDIAHLDEYLPGDAGIEIAFAGRSNAGKSSALNLLTDQKSLARTSRTPGRTQLINVFELDEHRRLVDLPGYGFAQVPLALKKKWQQSLGEYLQKRQCLGGMVVLMDIRHPLKDLDMQMIEWAVESEIPVLALLTKADKMRQSDRMKMVNEVRKHLGDFDGRVKVEPFSSLKGIGKAKVLGILNTWCHPQWLIDALAEDEANGAEDESSATDSAIKG
- the polA gene encoding DNA polymerase I, which codes for MPKIAENPLVLVDGSSYLYRAYYAPPHLTNSKGEATGAVYGVINMLRSLLKQYEPTQMAVIFDAKGKTFRNDMYEDYKAQRPPMPDDLRTQIEPLHRIIRAMGLPLVCISGVEADDVIGTISTQASKEGRAVLISTGDKDMAQLVDENVTLINTMTNTIMGPDEVTEKFGVGPELIIDLLALQGDKADNIPGLPGVGEKTAVAMLTGAGCIDKILAAPEKMPELGFRGAKTMPAKLAEHRDILKLSYELATIKLDVELEQDWQELTIKPADRDELIKCFGEMEFKRWLAEVLDNKTGSGKGETAADEEVTRQDIQTEYTTIYTHEELDLWIDKLANAELIAIDTETTSLNYMEAKLVGISFAIEVGKAAYLPLGHDYLDAPEQLDQAEALAKLKPLLENSELKKVGQNLKYDISIFANVGIKLQGIAFDTMLESYVFNSVATKHNMDDLALKYLGHKNISFEEIAGKGVKQLTFNQIDLETAAPYAAEDADITLRLHQHLWPRLEKEPELASVFTDIELPLIQILSDIERGGVLIDSMMLGQQSEELARTIDELEQKAFEIADEKFNLSSPKQLQALFFEKLGYPIIKKTPKGAPSTAEEVLVELALDYPLPKIILQHRSLAKLKSTYTDKLPLMVNAQSGRVHTSYHQANAATGRLSSSEPNLQNIPIRTEEGRRIRHAFIAREGKKVLAADYSQIELRIMAHLSQDKGLLTAFAAGKDIHRATAAEVFDVDFDDVTTEQRRRAKAVNFGLIYGMSAFGLAKQLDIPRPEAQKYIDTYFKRYPGVLKYMEETRAEAADLGYVSTLYGRRLYLPAIKDRNAMRRQAAERAAINAPMQGTAADIIKKAMINIAHWIATETQGEIDMIMQVHDELVFEVDSDKAEQMQEKVCQLMADAVSLDVELLAEAGIGDNWEQAH